In Haloarcula salinisoli, a genomic segment contains:
- a CDS encoding DNA-directed RNA polymerase subunit A', translating into MSSQQTPQEIGSLSFGLMDPEEYREMSATKVITADTYDDDGFPIDMGLMDPRLGVIDPGLECKTCGKHSGSCNGHFGHIELAAPVIHVGFAKLIRRLLRGTCRECSRLCLDENERDEFRDRLTRTRDLGRDLNDVTKAAIRQARKKDNCPFCGEKQYDIKHEKPTTYYEVQQVLSADYPARIAEAMEEADDRITPTDLAEETGIDGGRVQEIISGDFRPRQDDRRAIEKALSVDLTEEDMNKLMPSDIRDWFEDIPDEDIEVLGMNPDRSRPEWMILTVLPVPPVTARPSITLDNGQRSEDDLTHKLVDIIRINQRFMENREAGAPQLIIEDLWELLQYHVTTFMDNEISGTPPARHRSGRPLKTLSQRLKGKEGRFRGSLSGKRVNFSARTVISPDPTLSLNEVGVPERVAREMTQTMNVNERNLDNARRYVANGPMGHPGANYVRRPDGRRLKVTEKNCEELAEKVEAGWEVSRHLVDGDIIIFNRQPSLHRMSIMAHEVVVMPYKTFRLNTVVCPPYNADFDGDEMNMHALQNEEARAEARVLMRVQEQMLSPRFGENIIGAIQDHISGTYLLTHTNPQFNETQALDMLRATRIDELPEPDGEDEAGEPYWTGRSLFSELLPDDLNLDFTSSAGDNVVIEDGQMVSGTIDEDAVGAFGGEVVDTIAKDYSKTRARILVNEISALAMRSIMHFGFSIGIDDESIPREAEEQINDAIDNAYDRVEELIETYDRGDLESLPGRTVDETLEMKIMQTLGKARDSAGDIAEDHFDDDNPAVVMAESGARGSMLNLTQMAGCVGQQAVRGERINRGYENRTLSHFEENDLSSDAHGFVESSYRTGLGPKEFFFHAMGGREGLVDTAVRTSKSGYLQRRLINALSELETQYDGTVRDTSDTIVQFEFGEDGTSPVDVSSGEEGPAVDVDEIADSVLSEEFESEKQKESFLGQKTERTNLSEHADDWWMAEGDD; encoded by the coding sequence ATGAGCTCACAACAGACACCACAGGAGATTGGGTCGCTCAGCTTCGGGCTGATGGACCCGGAGGAGTACCGCGAGATGTCGGCCACGAAGGTCATCACGGCCGACACCTACGACGACGACGGGTTCCCCATCGACATGGGGCTGATGGACCCGCGGCTCGGGGTCATCGACCCCGGACTCGAATGCAAGACGTGCGGGAAACACAGCGGGTCGTGTAACGGCCACTTCGGCCACATCGAACTCGCCGCCCCCGTCATCCACGTCGGCTTCGCGAAGCTCATCCGCCGCCTGCTTCGGGGCACCTGTCGGGAGTGCTCCCGGCTCTGTCTCGACGAGAACGAGCGCGACGAGTTCCGCGACCGGCTCACCCGGACCCGGGACCTCGGTCGCGACCTCAACGACGTGACCAAGGCCGCCATCCGGCAGGCCCGAAAGAAGGACAACTGTCCGTTCTGCGGCGAGAAGCAGTACGACATCAAACACGAGAAGCCGACGACCTACTACGAGGTCCAGCAGGTGCTCTCGGCCGACTATCCCGCCCGCATCGCCGAGGCGATGGAGGAGGCCGACGACCGCATCACGCCCACCGACCTCGCCGAGGAGACCGGTATCGACGGCGGCCGCGTCCAGGAGATAATCAGCGGCGACTTCCGCCCGCGACAGGACGACCGCCGGGCCATCGAGAAGGCCCTCTCCGTGGACCTCACCGAGGAGGACATGAACAAGCTGATGCCCTCCGACATCCGGGACTGGTTCGAGGACATCCCGGACGAGGACATCGAGGTCCTGGGGATGAACCCCGACCGCTCCCGGCCCGAGTGGATGATTCTGACGGTGCTGCCGGTGCCGCCGGTGACCGCCCGTCCCTCCATCACGCTGGACAACGGCCAGCGTAGCGAGGACGACCTCACCCACAAGCTCGTGGACATCATCCGCATCAACCAGCGGTTCATGGAGAACCGCGAGGCGGGTGCGCCCCAGCTCATCATCGAGGACCTCTGGGAACTGCTGCAGTACCACGTCACCACGTTCATGGACAACGAGATTTCGGGGACGCCGCCGGCGCGACACCGCTCCGGGCGGCCCCTGAAGACCCTCTCCCAGCGGCTCAAGGGCAAAGAGGGACGCTTCCGTGGTTCGCTTTCGGGGAAGCGTGTCAACTTCTCGGCCCGAACCGTCATCTCGCCGGACCCGACCCTTAGCCTGAACGAGGTCGGCGTCCCCGAACGGGTCGCCCGGGAGATGACCCAGACGATGAACGTCAACGAGCGCAACCTCGACAACGCACGGCGCTACGTCGCCAACGGCCCGATGGGCCACCCGGGCGCCAACTACGTCCGCCGACCGGACGGCCGTCGCCTGAAGGTCACGGAGAAGAACTGCGAGGAGCTCGCCGAGAAGGTCGAGGCCGGCTGGGAAGTGTCCCGCCACCTCGTCGACGGCGACATCATCATCTTCAACCGGCAGCCGTCGCTGCACCGGATGTCCATCATGGCCCACGAAGTGGTCGTGATGCCGTACAAGACGTTCCGGCTCAACACCGTCGTCTGTCCGCCGTACAACGCTGACTTCGACGGCGACGAGATGAACATGCACGCCCTCCAGAACGAGGAGGCCCGCGCGGAAGCCCGGGTCCTCATGCGCGTGCAAGAACAGATGCTCTCCCCGCGCTTCGGCGAGAACATCATCGGTGCGATTCAGGACCACATCAGCGGGACCTACCTGCTGACTCACACCAACCCGCAGTTCAACGAGACCCAGGCCCTGGACATGCTCCGGGCGACGCGTATCGACGAACTGCCCGAGCCCGACGGCGAGGACGAGGCCGGCGAGCCCTACTGGACCGGCCGCTCGCTGTTCTCGGAACTGCTGCCCGACGACCTCAATCTGGACTTTACCTCCTCGGCCGGCGACAACGTCGTCATCGAGGACGGCCAGATGGTCTCGGGCACCATCGACGAGGACGCCGTCGGCGCCTTCGGCGGCGAGGTCGTCGACACCATCGCCAAGGACTACTCGAAGACCCGCGCGCGGATTCTGGTCAACGAGATTTCCGCGCTGGCGATGCGTTCGATCATGCACTTCGGGTTCTCCATCGGTATCGACGACGAGTCGATTCCCCGCGAGGCCGAAGAGCAGATCAACGACGCCATCGACAACGCCTACGACCGCGTCGAGGAGCTCATCGAGACCTACGACCGGGGCGACCTCGAGTCGCTGCCGGGCCGCACGGTCGACGAGACCCTCGAGATGAAGATCATGCAGACGCTGGGCAAGGCCCGTGACTCCGCCGGTGACATCGCCGAGGACCACTTCGACGACGACAACCCGGCCGTCGTGATGGCCGAGTCCGGCGCGCGTGGGTCGATGCTGAACCTGACCCAGATGGCCGGCTGTGTCGGCCAGCAGGCAGTCCGTGGCGAGCGTATCAACCGCGGGTACGAGAACCGCACACTTTCCCACTTCGAGGAGAACGACCTCTCCTCGGACGCCCACGGCTTCGTGGAATCGTCCTACCGCACGGGGCTTGGCCCCAAGGAGTTCTTCTTCCACGCGATGGGTGGCCGCGAGGGGCTGGTCGACACCGCAGTCCGAACCTCCAAATCCGGCTACCTCCAGCGCCGGCTCATCAACGCGCTGTCGGAACTGGAGACCCAGTACGACGGGACCGTCCGGGACACGAGCGACACCATCGTCCAGTTCGAGTTCGGTGAGGACGGTACCTCACCGGTCGACGTCTCCTCCGGCGAGGAGGGGCCGGCCGTCGACGTCGATGAAATTGCCGACAGCGTCCTCAGCGAGGAGTTCGAGAGCGAGAAACAGAAAGAGAGCTTCCTCGGGCAGAAGACCGAGCGGACCAACCTCTCCGAGCACGCCGACGACTGGTGGATGGCGGAGGGTGACGACTAA
- the rpoA2 gene encoding DNA-directed RNA polymerase subunit A'', translating into MVSDDIEAVVEDTELPRRLKDEVYSAVEERGVGVEDADRIAQAVESRYMQTRVDPLDPVGTVSAQSIGEPGTQMTMNTFHYAGVAEIDVTQGLPRLIELVDARKTPDTPMMTVHLDEEYADDREKAHEVVWKIEATRILALGDISTNVADMLVQIDLNEETLQERWPTVDTTEAIAEEIAETIESNLGVKTRQADTVIEFGPEEPSYRDLLQLVEELRDIVFKGIDEISRVVIRKEDLEDGEEFVLYTEGSDFGEVLGIEGVDASRTTCNNIHEIYRSLGVEAARETLINETMNTLEEQGLDDVNVRHLMLVADIMTNEGTIESIGRHGISGSKDSVLARAAFEVTVNHLLDAAIHGEVDELDGVTENVIVGKPIKLGTGDVDLRMGTTQD; encoded by the coding sequence ATGGTATCAGATGACATCGAGGCCGTCGTCGAGGACACGGAGCTCCCACGGCGGCTGAAAGACGAGGTGTACAGCGCGGTCGAGGAACGGGGCGTCGGCGTCGAGGACGCCGACCGCATCGCACAGGCCGTCGAGTCTCGCTACATGCAGACCCGCGTGGACCCGCTGGACCCGGTCGGAACCGTCTCGGCCCAGTCCATCGGCGAACCCGGAACGCAGATGACGATGAACACGTTCCACTACGCCGGTGTGGCCGAAATCGACGTGACCCAGGGCCTGCCCCGGCTCATCGAGCTGGTGGACGCCCGGAAGACGCCGGACACGCCGATGATGACGGTCCACCTGGACGAGGAGTACGCCGACGACCGCGAGAAGGCCCACGAGGTCGTCTGGAAGATCGAGGCCACGCGCATCCTCGCGCTGGGTGACATCTCCACGAACGTCGCGGACATGCTCGTCCAGATCGACTTGAACGAGGAGACGCTGCAGGAACGGTGGCCCACGGTCGATACCACCGAGGCCATCGCCGAGGAGATCGCAGAGACCATCGAGTCGAACCTCGGCGTCAAGACCCGCCAGGCCGACACCGTCATCGAGTTCGGCCCGGAGGAGCCCAGCTATCGGGACCTGCTCCAGCTGGTCGAGGAGCTCCGGGACATCGTCTTCAAGGGTATCGACGAGATCTCCCGCGTCGTCATCCGCAAGGAAGACCTCGAGGACGGCGAGGAGTTCGTCCTCTACACCGAGGGCTCGGACTTCGGCGAGGTGCTTGGCATCGAGGGTGTCGACGCCTCCCGGACGACGTGTAACAACATCCACGAGATATACCGGAGCCTCGGCGTCGAGGCCGCCCGCGAGACGCTCATCAACGAGACGATGAACACGCTCGAAGAGCAGGGGCTGGACGACGTGAACGTCCGCCACCTCATGCTGGTCGCCGACATCATGACCAACGAGGGGACCATCGAGTCCATCGGCCGCCACGGCATCAGTGGGTCGAAGGACTCCGTGCTGGCCCGCGCAGCGTTCGAGGTGACGGTGAACCACCTGCTCGACGCCGCCATCCACGGCGAGGTCGACGAACTGGACGGCGTCACGGAGAACGTCATCGTCGGCAAGCCCATCAAGCTGGGCACCGGCGACGTCGACCTCCGCATGGGCACCACGCAGGACTGA
- a CDS encoding NusA-like transcription termination signal-binding factor, with protein sequence MGVEISDEARRLVALFEDEAGVTVRDCVVDEDHDQVVYLVKRGEIADAIGPGGTTVGRVEEQLGRDVKLIEDAERAEDFVANALAPAAVYNVTVSENGDTVAYVEVPQEDHGAAIGRNGRNIDAARRLAQRHFDIDGIELT encoded by the coding sequence ATGGGCGTCGAAATCTCGGACGAAGCCCGACGACTGGTCGCCCTCTTCGAGGACGAAGCCGGCGTCACTGTCCGGGATTGCGTCGTCGACGAGGACCACGACCAGGTCGTCTACCTGGTCAAGCGTGGCGAGATAGCCGACGCCATCGGCCCCGGCGGCACCACTGTGGGCCGCGTCGAGGAGCAACTCGGCCGGGACGTGAAACTCATCGAGGACGCCGAGCGGGCCGAGGACTTCGTCGCCAACGCCCTGGCGCCCGCCGCCGTCTACAACGTCACCGTCTCGGAGAACGGCGACACCGTCGCCTACGTCGAGGTGCCCCAGGAGGACCACGGGGCGGCTATCGGTCGGAACGGTCGCAACATCGACGCTGCCCGCCGACTGGCCCAGCGCCACTTCGACATCGACGGTATCGAGTTGACCTAA
- a CDS encoding 30S ribosomal protein S12, with translation MANGKYAARKLKKDRQKHRWSDSDYARRERGLGKKSDPLEGAPQGRGIVLEKVGIEAKQPNSAIRKCVRVQLIKNGKQVTAFCPGDGAISFIDEHDEVTIAGIGGAKGRAMGDLSGVNYKVEKVNGVSMLELVRGNAEKPVR, from the coding sequence ATGGCAAACGGCAAATACGCCGCGCGGAAGCTGAAGAAGGACCGCCAGAAACACCGGTGGTCCGACTCGGATTACGCGCGACGCGAGCGCGGGCTGGGCAAGAAGTCCGACCCGCTGGAGGGCGCCCCCCAGGGCCGCGGTATCGTCCTGGAGAAGGTCGGTATCGAGGCGAAACAGCCCAACTCCGCGATCCGGAAATGCGTCCGGGTCCAGCTCATCAAGAACGGCAAGCAGGTCACCGCGTTCTGTCCCGGTGACGGCGCTATCTCCTTTATCGACGAGCACGACGAGGTCACCATCGCCGGTATCGGCGGCGCGAAGGGTCGCGCGATGGGCGACCTCTCCGGTGTCAACTACAAGGTCGAGAAGGTCAACGGCGTCTCCATGCTCGAACTGGTCCGCGGTAACGCCGAAAAGCCGGTCCGATAA
- a CDS encoding 30S ribosomal protein S7, which yields MSADEDTPETEEDVEEEAPEEEVATAELFGKWSVTNIEYSDPSTERYIAVTPIAHTMGRHSNKQFQKSEISVVERLINRLMQTDENTGKKQLATTIVSDAFDIVHERTEENPVQVLVEAVENSAPREETVRLKYGGISVPKAVDVAPQRRVDQALKFIAEGTYGGSFKTTTSAEEALASLLIGAANNDVSTYSVNQKEEKERVAAAAR from the coding sequence ATGAGTGCAGACGAAGACACACCCGAGACCGAGGAAGACGTCGAGGAAGAGGCCCCCGAGGAAGAGGTCGCCACGGCCGAGCTGTTCGGCAAGTGGTCGGTCACCAACATCGAGTATTCGGACCCCTCCACGGAACGGTACATCGCGGTGACGCCCATCGCCCACACGATGGGGCGGCACTCGAACAAGCAGTTCCAGAAGTCCGAGATCAGCGTCGTCGAGCGCCTCATCAATCGGCTGATGCAGACCGACGAGAACACGGGCAAGAAGCAGCTCGCGACGACCATCGTCAGCGACGCCTTCGACATCGTCCACGAGCGCACCGAGGAGAACCCGGTGCAGGTCCTCGTCGAGGCCGTCGAAAACAGCGCGCCCCGAGAGGAGACCGTCCGCCTGAAGTACGGTGGTATCTCGGTCCCGAAGGCCGTCGACGTCGCGCCCCAGCGACGGGTCGACCAGGCGCTGAAGTTCATCGCCGAGGGCACCTACGGTGGCTCCTTCAAGACCACCACCAGCGCCGAGGAGGCCCTGGCCTCCCTGCTCATCGGCGCCGCCAACAACGACGTCAGCACCTACTCCGTCAACCAGAAAGAGGAGAAGGAACGCGTCGCGGCCGCAGCGCGGTAA
- a CDS encoding biotin transporter BioY, whose amino-acid sequence MSQEYESVDLVGDETVKHFTGAVLIAALTAGLAQLSIPLPAGLPPFSLQPFGMFFAGLLLGPLWGGFALALYLLAGIAGAPVFANAGSGLGYIIAGRTGGFLIGFLLGAIVAGAIVHRGLRPRDLATVSVPMKVAGLFAAIVVVYVIGTPWFAYITGLPLGRAAVALAPLMPFDVVKLAIAVGIVEGGYLARQ is encoded by the coding sequence ATGTCACAGGAGTACGAATCGGTCGACCTCGTCGGTGACGAGACGGTCAAACACTTCACCGGCGCCGTTCTCATCGCGGCGTTGACCGCTGGGCTCGCACAACTTTCGATTCCACTTCCTGCGGGGCTCCCACCGTTCTCGCTCCAGCCGTTCGGGATGTTCTTCGCCGGTCTGTTACTCGGCCCGCTGTGGGGCGGCTTCGCGCTAGCACTGTATCTGCTGGCCGGTATCGCCGGCGCACCGGTGTTCGCTAACGCCGGCTCGGGGCTGGGGTATATCATCGCCGGACGGACGGGTGGCTTCCTCATCGGGTTCTTGCTCGGTGCGATTGTCGCCGGAGCGATTGTCCACCGGGGTCTCCGGCCGCGTGACCTCGCGACGGTCTCGGTTCCGATGAAAGTCGCTGGGCTGTTCGCGGCTATCGTCGTGGTCTATGTCATCGGGACGCCGTGGTTCGCCTATATCACTGGCCTGCCACTGGGGCGTGCTGCAGTCGCGCTGGCGCCGCTGATGCCGTTCGACGTCGTGAAACTGGCAATCGCGGTCGGTATCGTCGAGGGTGGCTACCTGGCCCGGCAATGA
- a CDS encoding energy-coupling factor ABC transporter ATP-binding protein → MIAAQDLTYRYGDHTVLDDLSLSIPDGEFCLLVGPNGSGKTTLVRQFNALLEPDSGTVTVNGRNVTENPVVARTSVGMVFQQPRDQFVAATVGADVAFGPENLGLERTDIGRRVDEALAAVDLDGRENERLDELSGGEQARVAIAGALAMEPEYLILDEPLVGLDWPARESVLEQLDRLHAEGTALVVVTHDLRDLHERADRLVGLRDGRIVLDDDPGAALDSVADLGVRDPRC, encoded by the coding sequence ATGATTGCGGCCCAGGACCTCACGTACAGGTACGGCGACCACACCGTCCTCGACGACCTCTCGCTCTCGATACCGGACGGTGAGTTCTGTCTGCTCGTCGGCCCCAACGGCAGCGGGAAGACCACCCTCGTCCGCCAGTTCAACGCGTTGCTGGAGCCGGACAGTGGGACGGTCACGGTCAATGGGAGAAACGTGACCGAGAACCCTGTCGTCGCCCGCACGAGTGTTGGGATGGTGTTCCAGCAGCCCCGTGACCAGTTCGTCGCCGCGACGGTCGGCGCCGACGTGGCCTTCGGACCGGAGAACCTCGGGCTCGAGCGTACGGATATCGGCCGCCGCGTCGACGAGGCACTGGCCGCGGTCGACCTCGACGGCCGCGAGAACGAGCGCCTCGACGAACTCTCGGGCGGCGAACAGGCCCGCGTGGCCATCGCGGGGGCGCTCGCGATGGAACCGGAGTATCTCATACTGGACGAACCGCTGGTGGGGCTGGACTGGCCCGCCAGGGAGTCAGTGCTAGAACAGCTCGACAGGCTCCACGCCGAGGGGACCGCACTCGTCGTCGTCACCCACGACCTGCGTGACCTCCACGAGCGGGCCGACCGACTCGTGGGACTCCGAGACGGGCGTATAGTGCTTGACGACGACCCTGGGGCCGCCCTCGACTCCGTCGCCGACCTCGGGGTACGAGACCCGCGATGCTGA
- a CDS encoding energy-coupling factor transporter transmembrane component T family protein — MLSYRPGETFVHRLDPRSKLLVQFGLAIAVFAWPTFTVIAAATLLTLGILAVARLSPFSVIRAYWVIFAVLSLAPLIAGIALGPPWFRVEPALESARAVARVVPVLFVSAAYLTTTPVRETRAAVQRFVPGKAGQLFGVGMALVIRLFPVVLRDAREVRDAIRARGGERRPFWVRARLLAVRSLERTLDRSDRLGMALRARCFAWNPTLPPLAFERRDYPVLAFGVLLTLSPLVALL, encoded by the coding sequence ATGCTGAGCTACCGACCCGGCGAGACGTTCGTCCACCGACTCGACCCGCGGTCGAAGCTCCTGGTACAGTTCGGCCTCGCAATCGCCGTGTTTGCATGGCCGACATTCACAGTCATCGCCGCCGCCACGCTGCTCACACTGGGGATACTCGCCGTCGCCCGTCTCTCGCCGTTTTCGGTGATTCGGGCGTACTGGGTCATCTTCGCTGTCCTTTCGCTGGCCCCGCTCATCGCCGGTATCGCACTGGGCCCGCCGTGGTTTCGCGTCGAGCCAGCGCTCGAATCGGCCCGCGCGGTGGCCCGCGTCGTGCCGGTACTGTTCGTCAGCGCCGCCTATCTGACGACGACGCCGGTCCGGGAGACCCGCGCGGCCGTCCAGCGGTTCGTCCCTGGGAAGGCCGGACAGCTGTTCGGCGTCGGGATGGCGCTGGTCATCCGGCTGTTTCCGGTGGTCCTCCGGGACGCTCGCGAGGTCCGGGACGCGATTCGCGCCCGGGGCGGGGAGCGGCGACCCTTCTGGGTCCGTGCACGACTGCTCGCTGTGCGCTCGCTGGAACGGACACTCGACCGCTCGGACCGGCTCGGGATGGCGCTGCGCGCCCGGTGTTTCGCCTGGAACCCCACGCTTCCGCCGCTCGCGTTCGAGCGCCGGGACTATCCGGTACTGGCGTTCGGCGTTCTCCTGACGCTCTCACCGCTGGTCGCTCTGCTCTAG
- a CDS encoding DUF5781 family protein produces MDVHVQGGPAEPFLGARNLFSTEYDLDRPVTVRVREDPDERTRVSHDAAGHRLTISRQAATSAMARELALHEFAHMHHNERGHPSHTQSTEEAIYLALAGHSVEQRKLTHCYQIANHMKDIYADDVWMALVSGEKLVAFLEASLAAAVSDLPGGQPGWTQLTPAADPDITAVNAAFALALVERHDLVSEGHQLYDLAHAAAQDADGIDLAEFKGYFAGLSPDPDESEFRKALVDVTRAYATAGSGQAAD; encoded by the coding sequence ATGGACGTACACGTACAGGGCGGACCGGCCGAACCGTTTCTTGGCGCGCGGAACCTCTTCTCGACGGAGTACGACCTCGACCGCCCCGTGACCGTACGGGTCCGCGAGGACCCCGACGAGCGCACCCGCGTCAGCCACGACGCCGCCGGCCACCGGCTCACTATCTCCCGGCAGGCGGCCACGAGCGCGATGGCCCGCGAACTCGCCTTACACGAGTTCGCCCATATGCACCACAACGAGCGGGGCCACCCCTCCCACACCCAGTCGACCGAGGAAGCCATCTACCTCGCCTTGGCGGGCCACAGCGTCGAGCAGCGCAAGCTCACCCACTGCTACCAGATAGCCAACCACATGAAGGACATCTACGCCGACGACGTCTGGATGGCGCTGGTCTCCGGTGAGAAGCTTGTGGCCTTCCTGGAGGCGAGCCTCGCGGCCGCCGTCTCGGACCTGCCGGGCGGCCAGCCCGGCTGGACACAGCTGACCCCCGCCGCCGACCCCGACATCACGGCGGTCAACGCCGCCTTCGCGCTGGCGCTCGTCGAGCGCCACGACCTCGTGAGCGAGGGCCACCAGCTGTACGACCTCGCGCACGCGGCCGCCCAGGACGCCGACGGCATCGACCTGGCTGAGTTCAAGGGGTACTTCGCCGGTCTCTCACCCGACCCCGACGAGTCCGAGTTCCGGAAGGCGCTGGTCGACGTCACGAGAGCCTACGCGACGGCCGGGAGCGGGCAGGCGGCCGACTAG
- a CDS encoding elongation factor EF-2, translating to MGRRKKIVEECETLMSDPEHIRNIAIAAHVDHGKTTLTDNLLAGAGMISDDTAGEQLAMDTEEDEQERGITIDAANVSMTHEYEDKNHLINLIDTPGHVDFGGDVTRAMRAVDGALVVVDAVEGAMPQTETVLRQALREGVKPTLFINKVDRLISELQEGPEEMQNRLLNVIDDVNELIRGMTEEMDDIEDWTVSVEEGTVGFGSALYKWGVSMPSMQRTGIDFGEIMELERADKRQELHERSPLSDVVLDMVCEHFPNPVDAQPMRVPRIWRGDDESDLADDMRLVNEDGEVVLMVTDIGVDPHAGEIAAGRVFSGTLEKGQELYVSGTAGKNRIQSVGIYMGGEREEVDHVPAGNIAAVTGLKDAIAGSTVSSVEMTPFESIEHISEPVITKSVEAQNMDDLPNLIKTLQQVAKEDPTIQIEINEDTGEHLISGQGELHLEVIGQRIERNQGIPINTGEPIVVYREAVQSESREVEGRSPNNHNRFYITVEPLGDDIVETIKMGEASMDMPELERREALQEAGMDKDDSQNIEHIHGTNILLDETKGIQHLNETMELVIEGLEEALDDGPLAAEPVEGSLLRLHDARLHEDAIHRGPAQVIPAVREAVHNALIDADIKLMEPIQQVRIDVPNDHMGAASGEIQGRRGRVDDMYQEGDLMVVEGVAPVDEMIGFSSDIRSATEGRASWNTENAGFQVMADNLQPEKITEIRERKGMKTELPAAIDYF from the coding sequence ATGGGCCGACGCAAAAAGATCGTAGAAGAATGTGAGACACTGATGAGCGACCCGGAGCACATCCGGAACATCGCCATCGCTGCTCACGTGGACCACGGCAAGACGACGCTGACGGACAACCTGCTCGCTGGGGCAGGCATGATCTCCGACGACACCGCGGGCGAACAGCTCGCGATGGACACCGAGGAGGACGAGCAGGAACGCGGTATCACCATCGACGCGGCCAACGTCTCGATGACCCACGAGTACGAGGACAAGAACCACCTCATCAACCTCATCGACACCCCCGGCCACGTCGACTTCGGCGGGGACGTGACCCGCGCGATGCGTGCCGTCGACGGCGCCCTGGTCGTCGTGGACGCCGTCGAGGGTGCGATGCCCCAGACCGAGACGGTGCTCCGGCAGGCCCTGCGTGAGGGTGTCAAGCCGACGCTGTTCATCAACAAGGTCGACCGCCTCATCTCCGAGCTCCAGGAAGGGCCCGAGGAGATGCAGAACCGCCTCCTCAACGTCATCGACGACGTCAACGAGCTCATCCGCGGGATGACCGAGGAGATGGACGACATCGAAGACTGGACGGTCTCCGTCGAGGAGGGCACCGTCGGCTTCGGCTCCGCACTGTACAAGTGGGGCGTCTCGATGCCGTCGATGCAGCGTACCGGTATCGACTTCGGCGAGATTATGGAGCTCGAACGCGCGGACAAGCGCCAGGAACTCCACGAGCGCTCCCCGCTGTCGGACGTCGTCCTCGACATGGTCTGTGAGCACTTCCCGAACCCCGTCGACGCCCAGCCGATGCGTGTCCCACGCATCTGGCGTGGTGACGACGAGTCCGACCTCGCCGACGACATGCGACTGGTCAACGAGGACGGCGAAGTCGTCCTGATGGTCACCGACATCGGTGTCGACCCCCACGCGGGCGAGATCGCCGCCGGTCGTGTCTTCTCCGGCACGCTGGAGAAGGGCCAGGAGCTGTACGTCTCCGGGACCGCGGGCAAGAACCGCATCCAGAGCGTCGGTATCTACATGGGTGGCGAGCGTGAGGAAGTGGACCACGTCCCCGCCGGGAACATCGCCGCCGTCACCGGCCTCAAGGACGCCATCGCCGGTTCCACCGTCTCCTCCGTCGAGATGACTCCCTTCGAGTCCATCGAACACATCTCGGAGCCGGTCATCACGAAGTCCGTCGAGGCACAGAACATGGACGACCTGCCGAACCTCATCAAGACGCTCCAGCAGGTCGCCAAAGAGGACCCGACTATCCAGATCGAGATCAACGAGGACACCGGGGAACACCTCATCTCCGGCCAGGGTGAGCTCCACCTGGAGGTCATCGGCCAGCGTATCGAGCGCAACCAGGGCATCCCGATCAACACCGGTGAGCCCATCGTCGTCTACCGCGAGGCCGTCCAGAGCGAGTCCCGCGAGGTCGAGGGTCGCTCGCCGAACAACCACAACCGGTTCTACATCACCGTCGAACCGCTCGGCGACGACATCGTCGAGACCATCAAGATGGGCGAGGCGTCCATGGACATGCCCGAACTGGAGCGCCGCGAAGCGCTGCAGGAAGCCGGCATGGACAAGGACGACTCCCAGAACATCGAGCACATCCACGGCACGAACATCCTGCTCGACGAGACGAAGGGTATCCAGCACCTCAACGAGACGATGGAACTGGTCATCGAGGGCCTCGAAGAGGCACTCGACGACGGGCCGCTGGCCGCAGAGCCTGTCGAGGGGTCGCTCCTGCGCCTCCACGACGCTCGACTCCACGAGGACGCTATCCACCGTGGTCCCGCACAGGTCATCCCTGCCGTTCGGGAGGCCGTCCACAACGCCCTCATCGACGCGGACATCAAGCTGATGGAGCCGATCCAGCAGGTCCGTATCGACGTGCCCAACGACCACATGGGCGCCGCGTCCGGCGAGATTCAGGGCCGCCGTGGCCGCGTCGACGACATGTACCAGGAGGGTGACCTCATGGTCGTCGAGGGCGTCGCGCCCGTCGACGAGATGATCGGCTTCTCCAGTGACATCCGGAGCGCCACCGAGGGCCGTGCTTCCTGGAACACCGAGAACGCCGGCTTCCAGGTCATGGCCGACAACCTCCAGCCGGAGAAGATCACGGAGATTCGAGAGCGCAAGGGCATGAAGACGGAACTGCCCGCCGCTATCGACTACTTCTAG